The following coding sequences lie in one Kribbella sp. NBC_00709 genomic window:
- a CDS encoding SigE family RNA polymerase sigma factor: protein MTFDEWTRTGLLPLLRFATVLCGTPHLAEDVVQDVAIKAQRKWDRIGTLDHPEAYLRRMAVNEYLSWRRKWSRYVPSDEIEPDSIPDHADRAADRDQLIGELAKLPRRQRAVLVLRYFGGLTDAEIAETMGCSSGTVRAHASRALATLRIEFTSNRVTEDVHHAY, encoded by the coding sequence GTGACCTTCGACGAGTGGACCCGGACCGGTCTACTGCCGCTGCTGCGGTTCGCGACCGTGCTGTGCGGCACTCCGCACCTGGCCGAGGACGTCGTCCAGGACGTGGCGATCAAGGCGCAGCGGAAGTGGGACCGGATCGGCACGCTGGACCACCCGGAGGCGTACCTGCGCCGGATGGCGGTCAACGAGTACCTGTCCTGGCGCCGCAAGTGGTCCCGGTACGTGCCGAGCGACGAGATCGAACCGGACAGCATCCCCGATCACGCCGACCGTGCCGCCGACCGCGACCAGCTCATCGGCGAGCTGGCCAAGCTTCCCCGGCGACAGCGGGCCGTCCTGGTACTGCGGTACTTCGGCGGCCTCACCGATGCCGAAATCGCCGAAACCATGGGCTGCTCGTCAGGCACCGTCCGCGCTCACGCCTCGCGAGCTCTAGCCACCTTGCGCATCGAATTCACCAGCAACCGTGTGACGGAGGACGTCCACCATGCGTACTGA
- a CDS encoding glycoside hydrolase family 172 protein, protein MTLGNLTGISALADVESRSISAENPTGEPGQGGRRTEGTGAHAARDLGQGWKVSPSIEIGPGETATLADIAGSGCITHIWLTTHVDHWRRLVLRGFWDGDAAPAIETPVGDFFCSGWGKFAQVSSLPVAVNPNGGFNCYWEMPFGEHATFTLENTHDETVVVYFQVDYWLGAVPDKSAYLHTQWRRSNPLESKTVHTLLDGVEGPGHYVGTYLAWGVNSTGWWGEGEVKFYLDGDDEFPTICGTGTEDYFGGAWNFDVPHLGGYTEFSTPYLGMPQVIRPDGQYQSQQRFGMYRFHLPDPIRFKEKLRVDVQALGWRSGGRYLPLHDDISSTAFFYSGKTSTTRPDAPTHDVMEIC, encoded by the coding sequence ATGACTCTTGGGAATCTGACTGGCATCAGCGCGCTGGCCGATGTCGAGTCGCGCTCCATCAGCGCGGAGAACCCGACCGGCGAGCCCGGTCAGGGTGGGCGGCGGACCGAGGGGACCGGCGCGCACGCCGCCCGCGATCTCGGCCAGGGCTGGAAGGTCTCGCCGTCGATCGAGATCGGGCCGGGGGAGACCGCGACGCTGGCGGACATCGCCGGCTCCGGCTGCATCACCCACATCTGGCTCACCACGCACGTCGACCACTGGCGCCGGCTCGTACTGCGCGGATTCTGGGACGGCGACGCCGCGCCCGCGATCGAAACGCCGGTCGGCGACTTCTTCTGCTCCGGCTGGGGCAAGTTCGCCCAGGTGAGCTCGCTGCCCGTCGCGGTCAACCCGAACGGCGGATTCAACTGCTACTGGGAGATGCCGTTCGGCGAGCACGCCACGTTCACGCTGGAGAACACGCACGACGAGACAGTGGTTGTGTACTTCCAGGTGGACTACTGGCTCGGCGCAGTACCGGACAAGTCGGCGTACCTGCATACGCAGTGGCGGCGGAGCAATCCGCTCGAGTCGAAGACTGTCCACACCCTGCTGGACGGGGTCGAGGGTCCCGGTCACTACGTCGGCACCTACCTGGCCTGGGGCGTCAACAGCACGGGCTGGTGGGGCGAGGGTGAGGTGAAGTTCTACCTCGACGGCGACGACGAGTTCCCGACCATCTGCGGCACCGGCACCGAGGACTACTTCGGCGGCGCGTGGAACTTCGACGTACCCCACCTGGGCGGCTACACCGAGTTCAGTACGCCGTACCTCGGTATGCCGCAGGTGATCCGGCCGGACGGGCAGTACCAGAGCCAGCAGCGGTTCGGCATGTACCGCTTCCACCTGCCTGACCCGATCCGTTTCAAGGAGAAGCTGCGCGTCGACGTCCAGGCGCTCGGCTGGCGCTCCGGCGGTCGCTACCTGCCACTCCATGACGACATCTCCTCGACCGCGTTCTTCTACTCGGGCAAGACGAGTACGACGCGGCCGGACGCGCCGACGCACGACGTGATGGAGATCTGCTAG
- a CDS encoding glucoamylase, which translates to MREGGRHRWFPYVVIAVLLAILAAGTISNLVRNPQPRLVADGIPGRAPMRAESSLDSGKYDDLVRHALADLDGLTLPNGATLAGWDGPWRYVWPRDASFVAVARCAVGQYDQALKVLSFLDSVRPATGRWQARYTEHGDHVDDGRAAQLDGSGWVLWATWFCRAGATYWDMVRESADQIATELAPDGLPAPSSDYWERREKALTLGTVAPLLTGLRSAIHIATDQHHPAEATRWRSALETLSAATDRVFGPDYARTPAEATSFVEPGVEPIGIGGGADAIVTVLGPPFATAREVVSTAIDHAHAALTQPNGGVTPGESWRADGVSWTPQTALFALSAAARGDHATADTLLSWLDQHRTSTGALPEKVNRDLEPAGEAPLAWTAALVVLADSALRNPLPVP; encoded by the coding sequence ATGCGGGAGGGCGGCCGGCACCGGTGGTTCCCGTACGTCGTGATCGCCGTCCTGCTCGCGATCCTGGCCGCCGGGACGATCAGCAATCTGGTCCGCAACCCGCAACCCCGTCTGGTCGCCGACGGCATCCCCGGCCGCGCGCCGATGCGTGCCGAGTCATCACTCGACAGTGGGAAGTACGACGACCTGGTGCGGCACGCACTGGCCGACCTCGACGGCCTCACGCTCCCGAACGGCGCCACCCTGGCCGGCTGGGACGGCCCGTGGCGGTACGTCTGGCCGCGGGACGCGTCGTTCGTCGCGGTTGCCCGGTGCGCGGTCGGTCAGTACGACCAGGCGCTCAAGGTGCTGTCGTTCCTCGACAGCGTCCGACCGGCGACCGGGCGCTGGCAGGCGCGGTACACCGAGCACGGGGACCACGTCGACGACGGACGCGCGGCGCAGCTCGACGGTTCTGGCTGGGTGCTGTGGGCTACCTGGTTCTGCCGGGCGGGCGCGACGTACTGGGACATGGTCCGGGAGTCGGCCGACCAGATCGCCACCGAGCTCGCACCGGACGGCCTGCCCGCACCCAGCTCGGACTACTGGGAGCGGCGCGAGAAGGCGCTGACGCTCGGCACGGTCGCCCCGCTGCTGACCGGGCTCCGATCCGCGATCCACATCGCCACCGACCAGCATCACCCGGCCGAGGCGACCCGCTGGCGGTCCGCGCTCGAAACGTTGTCGGCGGCCACCGATCGGGTCTTCGGGCCGGACTATGCCCGCACTCCGGCGGAGGCGACGAGCTTCGTGGAGCCGGGCGTCGAGCCGATCGGCATCGGCGGCGGCGCCGACGCGATCGTGACCGTGCTCGGTCCGCCGTTCGCCACGGCGCGGGAGGTCGTGTCGACCGCGATCGACCACGCGCACGCGGCACTGACCCAACCCAACGGCGGAGTGACGCCAGGCGAATCCTGGCGTGCGGATGGAGTGTCCTGGACGCCTCAGACTGCGTTGTTCGCGTTGAGCGCCGCAGCGCGCGGAGACCATGCCACGGCGGACACACTGCTGTCCTGGCTCGACCAGCACCGCACCAGCACCGGCGCGCTGCCGGAGAAGGTCAACCGGGATCTGGAGCCGGCCGGCGAGGCGCCACTTGCGTGGACCGCGGCGCTGGTGGTGCTCGCCGACTCGGCGCTGCGGAATCCGCTGCCCGTCCCCTAG
- a CDS encoding DMT family transporter: protein MNRPRIAVLALLAVAAAWGSTFFLTKDLLTRMDVADYLALRFLIASVALVLVHPPAISKLSRLDRGRAVALGITYGIAQLVQTEGLRHTSASVSGFVTGMYVVFTPLLGAVILRHKIGRWAWVAVVLATVGLGVLSLRGLTLGTGELLTLASAGLYALHIIGLGAWSTPKNAFGLSSLQMIVITCVCGIGALPGGFSVPSTGRDWVSVVYMALVAGALALIVQTWAQAHLTPTRAAIAMTMEPVFASTFAVLFGSDSLTWRMLVGGALVVSAMYLVELAPRRKFEAEVQHLAQ from the coding sequence GTGAACCGCCCGCGCATCGCCGTACTCGCCCTGCTCGCGGTCGCGGCGGCGTGGGGGTCGACGTTCTTCCTGACCAAGGACCTGCTCACCAGGATGGACGTCGCCGACTACCTGGCGTTGCGGTTCCTGATCGCCTCGGTGGCGCTGGTGCTCGTGCACCCGCCGGCGATCTCCAAGCTGAGCCGCCTCGACCGCGGCCGGGCCGTTGCCCTCGGCATCACCTACGGCATCGCCCAGCTGGTGCAGACCGAGGGTCTGCGGCACACGTCGGCGAGCGTGTCCGGCTTCGTCACCGGCATGTACGTCGTCTTCACCCCGCTGCTCGGCGCGGTCATCCTGCGCCACAAGATCGGCCGCTGGGCCTGGGTCGCCGTGGTCCTCGCCACGGTCGGCCTCGGCGTACTGTCACTGCGCGGCCTCACCCTTGGGACCGGCGAGCTGCTGACGCTGGCGTCAGCCGGGCTGTACGCGCTGCACATCATCGGGCTGGGCGCGTGGTCGACCCCGAAGAACGCCTTCGGGCTGTCGTCGCTGCAGATGATCGTGATCACCTGCGTCTGCGGGATCGGCGCGCTGCCCGGTGGGTTCTCGGTGCCGAGCACCGGCCGCGACTGGGTCAGCGTCGTCTACATGGCTTTGGTGGCCGGAGCGCTCGCCCTGATCGTCCAGACGTGGGCTCAGGCACACCTGACTCCCACGCGGGCCGCGATTGCGATGACAATGGAGCCAGTGTTCGCCTCCACGTTCGCAGTACTGTTCGGCTCCGACAGCCTCACCTGGCGGATGCTGGTCGGCGGCGCACTCGTGGTGTCGGCGATGTATCTGGTCGAGCTGGCGCCGCGGCGTAAGTTCGAGGCGGAAGTGCAGCACCTGGCTCAGTAG
- the pknB gene encoding Stk1 family PASTA domain-containing Ser/Thr kinase, with protein sequence MTDDVDMQVSDRLVGRVLDGRYRVDSRVAKGGMATVYRALDTRLDRIVALKVMHDGLGDDAQFARRFVAEARAAARLSNPNVVAVFDQGDDDGTLFLAMEYVPGRTLRDVIREQAPLSPARALDLLTPVLSALSAAHDAGIVHRDIKPENVLISDKGAVKVADFGLARAVSASGNTATQGLLMGTVSYLAPELVTDGSADARSDVYSAGILLYEMLTGNKPHSGDTPIQVAYAHVHADVPAPSLEVPSIPPYVDALVQRATARDRDLRPTDARVFSRQVHRVRSALEEGLPDDPELTGDLTVPIQQIRQDSGYDDGYTRGEPPPGSEPLRHDTIVVPVDRGRPTGAPAKPSAVPAPQRHRSRGPVALIVILAAAIGIGTAAWYYGIHRYTSTPNLVAMEPAVAAAEAEKVGLHTSLDNQDYSEDVPLGEVMGTDPAAGDRIRKNGDIGLTVSKGPERYRVPQLVGLQLEAAQQALSPIKLITGQISEVYSETVPQGRVIVISPRFNTVVKPGTAINFAVSKGKRPIGVPDWTGKSYRDANKALRKLGFVVSRTTQYDEKVAEGNVISQSPNSGTLFAKDKVTLVVSLGPPLVDVPDVKRKSTADAQKILTDAGFKVTVQKAPFNLGLNIVAAQSPSAGKKAQPGSTITITVL encoded by the coding sequence GTGACGGACGACGTGGACATGCAGGTCAGCGACCGCCTGGTCGGGCGAGTGCTCGACGGTCGCTACCGCGTGGACTCGCGGGTCGCGAAGGGCGGTATGGCGACCGTCTACCGGGCGCTGGACACCCGGCTGGACCGGATCGTCGCGCTCAAGGTGATGCATGACGGGCTGGGTGACGACGCCCAGTTCGCCCGGCGGTTCGTGGCCGAGGCCCGGGCCGCTGCCCGCCTCTCGAACCCGAACGTGGTGGCCGTCTTCGACCAGGGCGACGACGACGGCACGCTGTTCCTGGCGATGGAGTACGTGCCCGGCCGCACACTGCGTGACGTCATCCGCGAGCAGGCGCCGCTCTCCCCAGCCCGCGCGCTGGACCTGCTGACACCGGTCCTGTCCGCATTGTCGGCCGCGCACGACGCGGGCATCGTGCACCGCGACATCAAGCCCGAGAACGTGCTGATCTCCGACAAGGGTGCCGTGAAGGTCGCCGACTTCGGTCTGGCCCGTGCGGTCAGCGCAAGCGGCAACACCGCCACGCAGGGTCTCCTGATGGGCACGGTGTCGTATCTGGCACCGGAGCTCGTCACCGACGGCAGTGCGGACGCCCGCTCGGACGTGTACTCGGCCGGCATCCTCCTGTACGAGATGCTCACCGGCAACAAGCCCCACTCCGGCGACACACCGATCCAGGTCGCGTACGCGCACGTCCACGCCGACGTACCCGCTCCGTCGCTGGAGGTGCCGAGCATCCCGCCGTACGTCGATGCGCTCGTGCAGCGTGCCACCGCGCGTGATCGGGACCTGCGGCCGACTGACGCACGTGTGTTCAGTCGGCAGGTGCACCGCGTGCGCAGCGCACTCGAGGAGGGGCTGCCGGACGATCCGGAGCTGACCGGCGACCTCACCGTGCCGATCCAGCAGATCCGGCAGGACAGCGGGTACGACGACGGCTACACGCGCGGGGAGCCGCCGCCAGGCAGCGAACCGCTCCGCCACGACACCATCGTCGTACCGGTGGACCGTGGTCGCCCGACCGGTGCTCCGGCCAAGCCATCCGCCGTACCGGCACCGCAGCGCCACCGGAGCCGCGGACCGGTCGCACTGATCGTGATCCTCGCTGCCGCGATCGGCATCGGGACGGCGGCCTGGTACTACGGCATCCACCGCTACACCTCCACGCCCAATCTGGTCGCCATGGAGCCCGCCGTCGCAGCTGCCGAGGCCGAAAAGGTTGGTCTGCACACCAGCCTCGACAACCAGGACTACTCGGAGGACGTGCCCCTGGGTGAGGTCATGGGGACCGACCCGGCCGCGGGCGACCGGATCCGGAAGAACGGTGATATCGGTCTCACCGTCTCGAAGGGTCCGGAGCGTTACCGGGTGCCGCAGCTCGTCGGTCTGCAGCTGGAGGCCGCGCAGCAGGCCCTGTCCCCGATCAAGCTGATCACGGGGCAGATCAGCGAGGTCTACAGCGAGACCGTGCCGCAGGGCCGGGTGATCGTGATCAGCCCCAGGTTCAACACGGTCGTGAAGCCGGGGACCGCGATCAACTTCGCGGTCAGCAAGGGCAAACGGCCGATCGGCGTCCCCGACTGGACCGGCAAGTCCTACCGCGACGCGAACAAGGCACTACGCAAACTCGGCTTCGTCGTCAGCCGCACCACGCAGTACGACGAGAAAGTCGCCGAGGGCAACGTGATCAGCCAGAGCCCGAACAGCGGCACGTTGTTCGCCAAGGACAAGGTGACACTGGTGGTCTCGCTCGGCCCGCCGCTGGTCGACGTACCGGACGTGAAGCGGAAGAGCACCGCCGACGCGCAGAAGATCCTCACCGACGCCGGCTTCAAGGTGACGGTGCAGAAGGCGCCGTTCAACCTCGGACTGAACATCGTCGCCGCGCAGAGCCCCAGCGCCGGCAAGAAGGCCCAGCCAGGCAGCACCATCACGATCACGGTCCTGTAG
- a CDS encoding lytic transglycosylase domain-containing protein: MHKVLRVLSGLAVPVLTAAVITAGSPGFGAYKVKDGDTLSHIADRYGTSVKTLVALNQLPGNGNAIYAGEVLKVPGKGTTTSKAQPGKRSQLGRVTYVVKRGDTVSKIAKRFKCSQANLLAANGLRSGDRIYAGKPLQVPVKLHPKKKAKTRTDNTFAGRTYADHVVAAANRNRATLKKRKLPTRPQMRSLIVTTSKRYGVDPELALAVSWQESGWKQRVVSPANAVGAMQVIPSTGKFASSIVGRKLDLLKPQDNVTAGVVLLSRLTAAARLDLAVAGYYQGLGGVKKNGVYPDTKLYVQNVLRIKAQLERGWDPLR, from the coding sequence ATGCACAAGGTCCTACGGGTGCTGAGCGGACTCGCCGTACCGGTCCTGACCGCGGCCGTGATCACCGCCGGCTCACCCGGCTTCGGCGCGTACAAGGTCAAGGACGGTGACACCCTCAGTCACATCGCCGACCGCTACGGCACCTCGGTCAAGACCCTGGTCGCGCTGAACCAGCTACCCGGTAACGGCAACGCGATCTACGCCGGCGAGGTCCTCAAGGTCCCCGGCAAGGGCACCACGACCTCGAAGGCGCAGCCGGGCAAACGCTCCCAGCTCGGCCGGGTGACGTACGTCGTCAAACGCGGCGACACCGTCTCGAAGATCGCGAAGCGGTTCAAGTGTTCCCAGGCCAACCTGCTGGCCGCCAACGGGCTGCGGTCCGGCGACCGCATCTACGCCGGCAAGCCGCTGCAGGTCCCGGTCAAGCTGCACCCCAAGAAGAAGGCGAAGACGCGGACCGACAACACGTTCGCCGGCCGGACGTACGCCGACCACGTCGTCGCGGCCGCCAACCGGAACCGGGCGACGTTGAAGAAGCGCAAGCTGCCGACCCGCCCGCAGATGCGGTCACTGATCGTCACCACCTCGAAGCGGTACGGCGTCGACCCGGAGCTCGCGCTCGCGGTGAGCTGGCAGGAGTCCGGCTGGAAGCAGCGGGTGGTCTCCCCGGCCAACGCGGTCGGCGCGATGCAGGTGATCCCCTCGACCGGCAAGTTCGCCTCGAGCATCGTCGGCCGGAAGCTCGATCTGCTGAAGCCGCAGGACAACGTCACCGCCGGAGTCGTCCTGCTGAGCCGGCTGACCGCCGCGGCCCGCCTCGACCTCGCGGTCGCCGGCTACTACCAGGGCCTCGGCGGCGTGAAGAAGAACGGTGTGTATCCGGACACCAAGCTGTACGTCCAGAACGTGCTCCGAATCAAGGCTCAGCTCGAGCGCGGGTGGGACCCGCTGCGGTGA
- the thiO gene encoding glycine oxidase ThiO yields the protein MPELTSDVVVIGAGLIGLATAWRLAADGVQVVVCDPTPGAQTSNVAAGMLAPVTEVEYGEDDLLALNLASVNAWPAFAAELEELTGLPAGLNRTGTLSVAYDVDDAAALRRLADYQRRLGLEVEELSGRDARRREPLLATGVSGGVWVPGDHSVDNRQAVATLLRAVDLSGVQLIRQRVSRVITSGTTATGVLLENGDTVHAGYVIAATGPWSSQLDGVPEELRPPVRPVKGEVLRLRVPEAYRPALQHTVRATARGFSVYLVPRPGGELVVGATTSELGYDTRVLAGGVFALLRDARTVLPITDELELVEAIAGLRPATPDNAPILGPSGLDRLLWATGHYRNGVLLTPVTAQVLADTVRTGTLPDLAKPFLASRFGR from the coding sequence ATGCCTGAGCTGACATCCGATGTGGTCGTCATCGGCGCCGGGCTGATCGGTCTGGCGACGGCCTGGCGACTCGCCGCGGACGGTGTCCAGGTGGTCGTGTGCGATCCCACGCCTGGTGCACAGACGTCCAACGTCGCCGCCGGCATGCTGGCACCGGTCACCGAGGTGGAGTACGGCGAGGACGACCTGCTGGCCCTCAATCTGGCCTCAGTGAATGCCTGGCCCGCGTTCGCCGCCGAGCTGGAAGAACTCACCGGACTGCCCGCCGGCCTGAATCGGACCGGCACGCTCTCGGTCGCGTACGACGTCGACGACGCAGCCGCGCTCCGCAGGCTCGCCGACTACCAGCGGCGACTCGGCCTCGAAGTGGAGGAGCTGTCCGGTCGCGACGCCCGCCGCCGCGAACCACTGCTCGCCACCGGCGTCTCCGGCGGTGTCTGGGTGCCCGGCGACCACTCCGTCGACAACAGGCAAGCAGTCGCCACTCTCCTGCGCGCCGTCGACCTCTCCGGCGTCCAACTCATCCGCCAGCGCGTGTCTCGCGTGATCACGTCCGGTACGACGGCTACCGGCGTACTGCTCGAGAACGGCGACACCGTGCATGCGGGGTACGTGATTGCTGCGACCGGGCCGTGGTCGTCGCAGCTGGACGGCGTACCTGAGGAACTCCGTCCGCCGGTGCGGCCGGTGAAGGGTGAGGTACTCCGGCTGCGAGTCCCCGAGGCTTATCGCCCTGCCCTGCAGCACACCGTACGAGCTACTGCTCGCGGCTTCTCGGTCTACCTGGTGCCGCGGCCCGGCGGCGAGCTGGTCGTCGGCGCGACCACCAGCGAGCTCGGCTACGACACCCGCGTGCTGGCAGGCGGCGTGTTCGCGCTGCTGCGTGATGCCCGGACCGTCCTGCCGATCACCGACGAGCTCGAACTGGTCGAGGCCATCGCCGGCCTCCGCCCCGCGACTCCGGACAACGCACCGATCCTCGGGCCGTCCGGGCTGGATCGGTTGCTCTGGGCAACTGGTCACTACCGGAACGGCGTCCTGCTGACGCCGGTCACCGCACAGGTTCTGGCCGACACCGTGCGCACCGGGACGCTGCCGGACCTCGCGAAGCCCTTCCTCGCCAGCCGGTTCGGGCGCTGA
- the thiE gene encoding thiamine phosphate synthase, producing the protein MTDHTERLDDARLYLCTDARDKQGDLEQFLDAALAGGVDIVQLRQKEMEAADELAALEVFADACKRHGKLLAVNDRADIAFAAGADVLHLGQRDLPVHAARAITGPGPIIGRSTHTFSQVNAAVTEQGSDYFCVGPTWETPTKPGRQAAGLELVSYAATRPQSKPWFAIGGIDLERLDDVLEAGATRVVVVRAITAADDPGAAAAEFARRLREAG; encoded by the coding sequence GTGACTGACCACACCGAACGGCTCGACGACGCCCGCCTCTACCTGTGTACGGATGCCCGCGACAAGCAGGGTGACCTCGAGCAGTTCCTGGACGCCGCGCTGGCTGGTGGCGTGGACATCGTGCAGCTCCGGCAGAAGGAGATGGAGGCTGCCGACGAGCTGGCCGCGCTGGAGGTGTTCGCCGACGCGTGCAAGCGGCACGGGAAGCTGCTGGCGGTCAACGACCGCGCGGACATCGCATTCGCGGCGGGAGCCGACGTACTGCACCTGGGCCAGCGTGACCTGCCGGTGCATGCCGCGCGGGCGATCACCGGACCGGGGCCGATCATCGGCCGGTCGACGCACACCTTCAGCCAGGTGAACGCCGCGGTGACCGAGCAAGGGTCGGACTACTTCTGTGTCGGTCCGACCTGGGAGACGCCGACCAAGCCGGGGCGTCAGGCCGCCGGTCTGGAGCTGGTGTCGTACGCCGCGACCCGCCCGCAGTCGAAGCCGTGGTTCGCGATCGGTGGGATCGACCTGGAGCGGCTGGACGACGTACTGGAAGCGGGTGCGACGCGAGTGGTCGTCGTACGCGCTATCACCGCGGCGGACGACCCGGGTGCGGCCGCGGCCGAGTTCGCCCGGCGGCTGCGGGAGGCCGGGTGA
- a CDS encoding ribonuclease, translating to MINNPKAARIVAAVVIAMMVITLAASLFGCSADQKTAGEVDQESGLKIVAVADLPKEAQDTLKLIDQGGPYPYSRDGVVFGNLEKILPKHDRGYYHEYTVKTPGEKDRGARRIVTGNAQERYYTDDHYKSFRRIAEDGGTS from the coding sequence GTGATCAACAACCCGAAGGCCGCGCGGATCGTCGCGGCCGTGGTGATCGCCATGATGGTGATCACGCTGGCGGCATCGCTGTTCGGGTGCTCCGCGGACCAGAAGACCGCCGGTGAGGTCGACCAGGAGAGCGGTCTGAAGATCGTCGCGGTGGCCGACCTGCCGAAGGAGGCGCAGGACACGCTGAAGCTGATCGACCAGGGCGGACCGTACCCGTACAGCCGCGACGGCGTCGTGTTCGGGAACCTGGAGAAGATCCTGCCGAAGCACGACCGCGGCTACTACCACGAGTACACCGTGAAGACGCCGGGGGAGAAGGACCGTGGTGCCCGCCGGATCGTGACCGGGAACGCTCAGGAGCGTTACTACACGGACGACCACTACAAGTCCTTCCGCCGCATCGCGGAAGACGGGGGAACCTCATGA
- a CDS encoding barstar family protein has product MTDLRALLTDGLRPGVYRWRSTAAADGVRRAAAAAGFGFVLLDTGEIQDKTGFLDLCATAFDLPRWFGRNWDALADSLSDRSTGEPEVVLWTGLRHLLEHDHDTVDVALQIFAEDTTNSGQLRVLIHETAGDKTPDLLSSLPVL; this is encoded by the coding sequence ATGACCGATCTCCGCGCGCTGCTGACGGACGGCTTACGTCCGGGCGTCTACCGCTGGCGGTCCACCGCCGCCGCAGACGGGGTACGCCGTGCAGCTGCCGCCGCCGGGTTCGGGTTCGTGCTGCTCGACACCGGCGAGATCCAGGACAAGACAGGGTTCCTGGACCTGTGCGCGACCGCTTTCGACCTGCCGCGCTGGTTCGGCCGGAACTGGGACGCGCTGGCCGATTCACTCAGCGACCGGTCGACCGGCGAGCCAGAGGTCGTCCTGTGGACCGGGCTACGGCATCTGCTCGAGCATGACCACGACACCGTCGACGTCGCCCTGCAGATCTTCGCCGAGGACACCACCAACTCCGGTCAGCTCCGCGTGCTCATCCACGAGACGGCCGGGGACAAGACACCGGACCTGCTGAGCTCACTGCCGGTCCTGTAG
- a CDS encoding DUF4180 domain-containing protein has product MVELAGVKVFVSDTAVATDSDAVQLIVDAYYAHQAEWIAFTPEQLGDEFFELRTGRAGAITQKFVSYQMGLVVVGDISSRVEASKPLADWVRESNRGRNLLFVEDLDELTERLQDRQ; this is encoded by the coding sequence ATGGTTGAGCTTGCGGGCGTGAAGGTGTTCGTCAGTGACACGGCCGTCGCCACCGACAGCGACGCCGTGCAGCTCATCGTCGACGCGTACTACGCACACCAGGCCGAGTGGATCGCGTTCACGCCGGAGCAGCTCGGCGACGAGTTCTTCGAGCTGCGGACCGGGCGAGCCGGTGCGATCACGCAGAAGTTCGTGTCGTACCAGATGGGACTTGTCGTGGTCGGCGACATCTCGTCGCGGGTCGAGGCGAGCAAGCCGCTGGCCGACTGGGTCCGGGAGAGCAACCGCGGCCGCAACCTGTTGTTCGTCGAGGATCTCGACGAGTTGACCGAGCGGCTACAGGACCGGCAGTGA
- a CDS encoding helix-turn-helix domain-containing protein, whose product MAQELYSVEQVANRLGLHVRTIRNYVRDGRLKAVRIGKQYRITREDLEEFTGAPAAVADVDRSARHVEASSIVHIDAVDRATADRITTHILGALNQPEAVHLKAETIYDEDRAVLKVIVLGNLPATADLLRLINLMAGQ is encoded by the coding sequence ATGGCGCAGGAGCTGTACTCGGTCGAACAGGTGGCGAATCGGCTGGGGTTGCACGTCCGCACGATCCGGAACTACGTCCGCGACGGCCGGCTCAAGGCCGTGCGGATCGGCAAGCAGTACCGCATCACCCGCGAGGACCTCGAGGAGTTCACCGGCGCTCCCGCCGCTGTGGCCGACGTCGACCGGTCCGCCCGGCACGTCGAGGCGTCCAGCATCGTCCACATCGACGCCGTCGACCGTGCCACCGCGGACCGCATCACGACCCACATCCTCGGCGCCCTCAACCAGCCCGAGGCGGTCCACCTGAAGGCCGAGACCATCTACGACGAGGACCGGGCCGTCCTCAAGGTCATCGTCCTCGGCAACCTTCCGGCCACCGCCGACCTGCTGCGGCTGATCAACCTGATGGCCGGCCAGTAG